From Streptomyces sp. NBC_00690, a single genomic window includes:
- the ccrA gene encoding crotonyl-CoA carboxylase/reductase, translating to MKEILDAIQSADTTPADFAALPVPESYRAVTVRKDETEMFAGLATKDKDPRKSLHLDEVPVPELGPGEALVAVMASSVNYNSVWTSIFEPLATFAFLERYGRLSELTRRHDLPYHVIGSDLAGVVLRTGPGVNAWRPGDEVVAHCLSVELESSDGHNDTMLDPEQRIWGFETNFGGLAELALVKSNQLMPKPAHLSWEEAAAPGLVNSTAYRQLVSRNGAGMKQGDNVLIWGASGGLGSYATQFALAGGATPICVVSSDQKAEICRAMGAEAIIDRTAEDYRFWRDEHHQDPREWKRFGQRIRELTGGEDVDIVFEHPGRETFGASVYVTRKGGTIVTCASTSGYTHEYDNRYLWMSLKRIIGSHFANYREAWEANRLVAKGKIHPTLSRVYSLEETGQAAYDVHRNLHQGKVGVLALAPREGLGVRDHQLRAEHLDAINRFRNV from the coding sequence GTGAAGGAAATCCTGGACGCGATCCAGTCGGCGGACACCACGCCGGCCGACTTCGCCGCGCTGCCCGTGCCCGAGTCCTACCGCGCGGTGACCGTGCGCAAGGACGAGACCGAGATGTTCGCCGGATTGGCGACCAAGGACAAGGACCCCCGCAAGTCGCTCCACCTCGATGAGGTGCCAGTGCCCGAACTGGGCCCGGGCGAGGCGCTGGTCGCCGTGATGGCCTCGTCGGTGAACTACAACTCTGTCTGGACGTCGATCTTCGAACCACTGGCGACCTTCGCCTTCCTAGAGCGGTACGGAAGGCTCTCGGAGCTGACACGACGGCATGATCTGCCGTACCACGTCATCGGCTCCGACCTCGCGGGCGTGGTGCTGCGCACCGGGCCCGGGGTGAATGCCTGGCGGCCGGGCGACGAGGTCGTGGCCCACTGCCTCTCCGTCGAGTTGGAGTCGTCGGACGGACACAACGACACCATGCTCGATCCCGAACAGCGCATCTGGGGCTTCGAGACCAACTTCGGCGGCCTCGCCGAACTCGCTCTCGTCAAGTCGAACCAGCTGATGCCGAAGCCCGCGCACCTCAGTTGGGAGGAGGCCGCGGCTCCCGGTCTGGTGAACTCCACCGCGTACCGGCAGTTGGTCTCCCGCAACGGCGCCGGCATGAAGCAGGGCGACAATGTGTTGATCTGGGGCGCCAGCGGTGGGCTCGGTTCGTACGCCACGCAGTTCGCCCTCGCCGGTGGGGCCACCCCCATCTGTGTGGTCTCCAGCGATCAGAAGGCCGAGATCTGCCGGGCCATGGGTGCCGAGGCGATCATCGACCGCACCGCCGAGGACTACCGGTTCTGGCGGGACGAGCACCACCAGGACCCACGGGAGTGGAAGCGGTTCGGCCAGCGCATCCGTGAACTGACCGGCGGCGAGGACGTCGACATCGTCTTCGAACACCCCGGCCGGGAGACCTTCGGCGCCTCCGTCTATGTCACCCGCAAGGGCGGCACCATCGTCACCTGCGCCTCGACCTCGGGCTACACCCATGAGTACGACAACCGCTACCTCTGGATGTCCCTCAAGCGGATCATCGGCTCCCACTTCGCCAACTACCGCGAAGCCTGGGAAGCCAACCGACTGGTGGCCAAGGGCAAGATCCACCCCACGCTCTCCCGCGTCTACTCCCTGGAGGAGACCGGACAGGCCGCCTACGATGTGCACCGCAACCTTCACCAGGGCAAGGTCGGCGTCCTCGCCCTCGCGCCCCGCGAAGGTCTCGGAGTCCGCGACCATCAACTGCGCGCCGAGCACCTCGACGCCATCAACCGCTTCCGCAACGTCTGA
- a CDS encoding SRPBCC family protein yields the protein MAQVESTTQRTIAADAATVFDTLADYENTRSKLLPEQFSEYEVREGGDGEGTLVHWKLQATSKRIRDCLLEVTEPTDGQLIEKDRNSSMVTTWTVTPAGEGSCQAVVTTVWTGAGGIGGFFEKTFAPKGLARIYDLMLDNLATEVEKEAKR from the coding sequence ATGGCGCAGGTCGAGTCCACGACGCAACGGACCATCGCGGCGGACGCGGCGACGGTGTTCGACACACTGGCCGACTACGAGAACACCCGTTCGAAGCTGCTGCCCGAGCAGTTCAGCGAGTACGAGGTCCGCGAAGGCGGCGACGGCGAGGGCACCCTCGTCCACTGGAAGCTCCAGGCCACCAGCAAGCGGATCCGGGACTGTCTGCTCGAAGTCACCGAGCCGACCGACGGCCAGCTGATCGAGAAGGACCGCAACTCCTCCATGGTCACCACCTGGACGGTCACCCCGGCCGGTGAGGGCTCCTGTCAGGCCGTCGTCACCACGGTCTGGACCGGCGCCGGCGGCATCGGCGGATTCTTCGAGAAGACCTTCGCGCCCAAGGGCCTCGCCCGCATCTACGACCTGATGCTCGACAACCTCGCCACCGAGGTCGAGAAGGAGGCGAAGCGGTAG
- a CDS encoding class I SAM-dependent methyltransferase: MSVTSRYRDAWEGFWAEVPDEPGAVFWDAEPALTASRHLARYEPLVEDAGLTMVDLGCGNGTQTRFLADRFPAVLGLDLADAAIDLARRQQEKARPSRCSGLLSFRTFDAVDMESVARLHEEVGDCNVYVRGVLHQADPGDRQHLAEAVGVLVGKRGRAFVVELTEVAGTRLAQLVSSPSGPPAKLLPVFRHGIVPGALPDEELIELFARSGLSTLASGDLPLITTEYELDGSRVELPSKWLVLGRPR; the protein is encoded by the coding sequence ATGAGCGTGACGAGCCGATATCGGGATGCCTGGGAAGGATTCTGGGCCGAGGTGCCCGATGAGCCGGGAGCCGTCTTCTGGGACGCCGAGCCCGCGCTGACGGCGAGCCGCCATCTGGCGCGCTACGAACCACTGGTGGAGGACGCCGGCCTCACCATGGTCGACCTGGGCTGCGGCAACGGCACCCAGACCCGTTTCCTCGCCGACAGATTCCCCGCAGTACTGGGTCTCGACCTCGCGGACGCGGCGATCGACCTGGCTCGGCGGCAGCAGGAGAAGGCCCGACCGTCCCGGTGTTCGGGACTGCTCTCCTTCCGGACGTTCGACGCCGTGGACATGGAGTCGGTCGCCCGGTTGCACGAGGAGGTGGGCGACTGCAACGTCTATGTGCGCGGGGTGCTCCACCAGGCAGACCCCGGAGATCGGCAACATCTCGCGGAGGCGGTCGGCGTGCTGGTGGGCAAGCGGGGACGCGCCTTCGTGGTGGAGTTGACGGAGGTCGCCGGGACCCGGCTCGCCCAGCTCGTCAGTTCGCCGTCGGGGCCGCCGGCCAAGCTCCTGCCGGTGTTCCGGCACGGGATCGTGCCCGGTGCACTGCCGGACGAGGAACTGATCGAGCTCTTCGCCCGGTCCGGGCTCTCGACGTTGGCGAGCGGGGATCTGCCCCTGATCACGACGGAGTACGAACTCGACGGCTCCCGCGTCGAACTACCGTCGAAGTGGCTCGTCCTGGGGCGTCCCCGCTGA
- a CDS encoding transcriptional regulator, which translates to MSTDDTEAFAQRLLEMREASGRSYGALARRMAVSASTLHRYCSGRTVPMEFAPIERLARLCGCRGDDLVALHRLWVLADAERTRRQLAPQGAPNPEPGGRPSGQDTVPAPGDRLERPAPPSGSDAASERAAERSATEDAAPAESSEAEAEQSQPPHQRAAAVEQSAPDEGTSATDQPKAGHSRTDQNTMDRSRTNRSVVHDSAVPPLVPEATEVSEPASEAPSDGRTPETTVVLGARRPRRHHRAVYASAALVLTAVGLVLLLAFDRSPFSRADRQRTTVEQPDDTRTGRPSATAPDGRPSASTPSPSASASVPSSGAPKGGPPRVGTGVSGSPTAPKGRTTAPAAPVGTPFSWTLDQHVWKNECDHAYLVDREPSRVPPPPAESDAAPWAGSLGAVHGGETMVRVSVQGKTDQAVVLQSLSVRTVARRTPPQESVYLMSVGCGGSLTPRMFDVDLDAPRPLARSVAGSDAGVEIPAVSFPYRVSASDPEVLLITGRAVSCDCDWYLELEWSSGAQSGTVRIDDRGRPFRTSGIPGLPTYEYDTIGRAWRLVSASEGRGGAESSSPQP; encoded by the coding sequence GTGAGCACAGATGACACGGAGGCGTTCGCGCAGCGGCTGCTGGAGATGCGGGAGGCATCGGGACGCAGTTACGGGGCACTGGCGCGCCGGATGGCCGTGAGCGCATCGACCCTGCACCGGTACTGCTCCGGGCGCACCGTGCCCATGGAGTTCGCCCCCATCGAGCGACTGGCGCGACTGTGCGGATGCCGAGGCGATGACCTGGTCGCACTGCACCGCCTCTGGGTGCTCGCCGACGCCGAACGCACCAGACGCCAACTGGCTCCGCAGGGAGCGCCGAATCCCGAGCCGGGCGGACGGCCGTCGGGTCAGGACACGGTTCCGGCACCGGGGGACCGGTTGGAGCGTCCGGCCCCGCCCTCCGGCTCGGACGCGGCTTCGGAACGGGCCGCCGAACGGTCCGCCACGGAGGACGCCGCTCCGGCCGAGTCCTCGGAGGCTGAAGCCGAGCAGTCGCAACCCCCCCACCAACGAGCGGCTGCGGTCGAGCAGTCCGCCCCCGACGAGGGCACATCGGCAACGGACCAACCCAAAGCAGGCCACTCCAGAACCGATCAGAACACAATGGATCGGTCGAGAACCAACCGATCTGTCGTCCATGACTCCGCGGTGCCGCCCCTGGTCCCCGAAGCCACCGAAGTCAGCGAGCCGGCTTCCGAGGCACCTTCGGACGGTCGTACGCCAGAGACGACTGTGGTGCTCGGAGCGCGTCGGCCACGGCGCCACCACCGGGCCGTGTACGCCTCGGCCGCACTGGTGTTGACCGCGGTCGGTCTCGTTCTCCTGCTGGCTTTCGACCGTTCCCCGTTCTCCCGCGCCGATCGACAGCGCACCACGGTCGAGCAGCCGGACGACACCCGGACCGGCCGGCCTTCGGCAACCGCCCCCGACGGTCGCCCGAGCGCCTCGACCCCGTCCCCTTCTGCGTCCGCTTCCGTCCCGTCCTCGGGTGCTCCCAAGGGCGGACCGCCAAGGGTCGGTACGGGCGTGAGCGGCTCCCCGACTGCCCCCAAGGGGCGGACCACCGCCCCCGCGGCCCCGGTCGGTACGCCGTTCTCCTGGACCCTGGACCAACACGTCTGGAAGAACGAGTGCGACCACGCGTATCTCGTCGATCGGGAGCCCTCCCGGGTCCCGCCGCCGCCGGCCGAGTCCGACGCCGCGCCCTGGGCCGGCTCCCTCGGAGCGGTGCACGGCGGCGAGACCATGGTGCGGGTCTCCGTCCAGGGCAAGACCGATCAGGCGGTTGTCCTGCAATCGCTCAGTGTGCGGACCGTGGCCCGTCGGACGCCCCCGCAGGAGAGCGTGTATCTGATGAGCGTGGGGTGCGGCGGCTCGCTCACCCCGAGGATGTTCGACGTCGATCTCGATGCTCCGCGCCCTCTTGCCCGGTCGGTGGCCGGCAGCGACGCCGGGGTGGAGATTCCCGCGGTCTCGTTCCCCTATCGGGTCTCCGCCTCTGATCCTGAGGTCCTGTTGATCACCGGTCGCGCCGTCAGTTGTGACTGCGACTGGTACTTGGAGTTGGAGTGGAGCAGCGGCGCACAGAGTGGAACGGTACGGATTGACGACCGCGGACGCCCGTTCCGTACCAGCGGGATCCCGGGCCTGCCGACCTACGAGTACGACACGATCGGGCGTGCCTGGCGGCTCGTGAGCGCGAGCGAGGGCAGGGGCGGGGCGGAAAGCTCCTCGCCGCAGCCCTGA
- a CDS encoding DoxX family protein: MSYTERTSSTTRRMAERPLVMTPTGRRRRSKPLIGAALARYQVHSTTVLRISVGLVFFWFGVMKFVPAASPAEDVATRTMSVLTFDLVPPEFSRPLLALFETAIGVGLISGVLLRLVLTAFFLHMTGVFAALFILPDEMWNGQMGTPTLEGQYIIKNVVLIAACLAVAADRRSP; this comes from the coding sequence ATGAGCTACACCGAACGGACCAGCAGCACCACCCGGCGGATGGCCGAACGGCCCCTGGTGATGACTCCGACGGGGAGACGACGACGGAGCAAACCCCTAATCGGCGCCGCGCTGGCCCGCTATCAGGTACACAGCACCACCGTGCTCAGGATCTCCGTAGGACTGGTCTTCTTCTGGTTCGGAGTGATGAAGTTCGTGCCGGCGGCGAGTCCGGCGGAGGACGTCGCCACCCGGACCATGAGCGTGCTGACCTTCGATCTCGTACCACCGGAGTTCTCCAGGCCGTTGCTCGCGCTCTTCGAGACCGCGATCGGCGTGGGACTGATATCCGGAGTCCTCTTGCGCCTGGTCCTGACGGCGTTCTTCCTCCATATGACGGGAGTCTTCGCCGCGCTGTTCATCCTGCCGGACGAGATGTGGAACGGACAGATGGGCACCCCGACCCTGGAGGGGCAGTACATCATCAAGAACGTGGTGCTGATCGCCGCATGTCTCGCCGTGGCCGCGGATCGACGCAGTCCATAG
- a CDS encoding GNAT family N-acetyltransferase, giving the protein MTVQIRDMTIEDCDAVASIRVRGWQYAYAGLMPQSYLDAMDTAEMAVKVRGWLSTAGPSRVTHLVAERAGDVVGWACLGPCRDEGTTSQQGEIYALYAHPEVVSTGVGRALMAELTTRAHDQGLHELLLWVVEGNDRARRFYARAGFEPDGLEEPFEMAGVQIPELRYRRALRAITYS; this is encoded by the coding sequence ATGACCGTACAGATCAGGGACATGACCATCGAGGACTGTGACGCGGTCGCCTCGATCCGGGTGCGCGGATGGCAGTACGCCTACGCGGGGCTGATGCCGCAGTCGTATCTGGACGCGATGGATACCGCCGAGATGGCGGTCAAGGTCCGGGGCTGGCTGAGCACCGCGGGCCCGAGCCGTGTCACGCATCTCGTCGCCGAGCGCGCGGGTGACGTCGTGGGGTGGGCCTGCCTCGGCCCCTGTCGGGACGAAGGCACCACATCGCAGCAGGGCGAGATCTATGCGCTCTACGCACACCCTGAGGTGGTGTCGACCGGAGTGGGGCGCGCCCTGATGGCGGAGCTGACGACCCGGGCGCACGACCAGGGACTGCACGAACTCCTGTTGTGGGTGGTCGAGGGAAACGACAGGGCCCGCCGCTTCTACGCCAGGGCGGGCTTTGAGCCCGACGGCCTGGAGGAACCCTTCGAGATGGCGGGGGTACAGATTCCGGAGCTTCGCTATCGCCGTGCACTACGTGCGATCACCTACTCCTAG
- a CDS encoding Rv2578c family radical SAM protein, protein MRWDHLAETPSAPRTTEDAALFATSAVTTRTFDTPEFRGITFHEVRARSIINRVPGASRMPFEWTVNPYRGCTHACVYCFARKTHSYLDLDTGLGFDSQIVVKTNAPELVRRQLGSRQWRGAHIAMGTNVDCYQRAEGRYGLMPGIIAALRDYANPFSILTKGTLILRDLDLLVEAADVTDVGISVSVGFIDEALWRTVEPGTPAPERRLDVVRTLTDHGIACGVLMAPVIPFLGDHPDQLRATVRAIAEAGATSVTPLVLHLRPGAREWFMSWLEEHHPFLLRRYERLYADGAYAPTWYQRRITRQVHELATEFGIGPTGPGMPRRVRPSPPDAEAGAEQTQLTLL, encoded by the coding sequence ATGCGCTGGGACCATCTGGCCGAGACCCCTTCGGCGCCGCGGACCACGGAGGACGCCGCCCTCTTCGCCACGTCGGCCGTGACGACCAGGACTTTCGACACCCCCGAGTTCAGAGGGATCACCTTCCACGAAGTACGGGCCCGGTCGATCATCAACCGGGTGCCGGGAGCCTCCCGGATGCCGTTCGAATGGACGGTGAACCCCTATCGAGGCTGCACCCACGCCTGCGTGTACTGCTTCGCCCGCAAGACGCACAGCTATCTGGACCTCGACACCGGCCTCGGCTTCGACTCCCAGATCGTGGTGAAGACCAACGCGCCCGAACTGGTCCGCCGCCAACTCGGCTCCCGCCAGTGGCGCGGCGCCCACATCGCCATGGGCACGAACGTCGATTGCTACCAGAGGGCTGAGGGACGGTACGGCTTGATGCCCGGCATCATCGCTGCCCTGCGCGACTACGCCAATCCCTTCTCGATCCTGACCAAGGGAACGCTGATCCTGCGCGACCTCGACCTGCTGGTAGAGGCGGCGGATGTGACCGATGTGGGCATCTCCGTCTCGGTGGGATTCATCGACGAAGCACTCTGGCGAACGGTGGAGCCGGGCACTCCGGCGCCCGAGCGACGTCTCGACGTCGTCCGCACCCTGACCGACCACGGCATCGCCTGCGGGGTGCTGATGGCACCCGTCATCCCCTTCCTCGGCGACCACCCCGACCAGTTGCGGGCCACGGTTCGCGCGATAGCCGAGGCCGGTGCCACCTCGGTCACCCCGCTCGTCCTCCATCTGCGGCCAGGGGCGCGCGAGTGGTTCATGAGCTGGCTGGAAGAACACCATCCGTTTCTGCTGCGCCGATATGAGCGGCTGTACGCGGACGGGGCGTACGCGCCCACCTGGTACCAGCGGCGCATCACCCGCCAGGTGCATGAACTGGCGACCGAGTTCGGCATCGGGCCCACCGGACCCGGAATGCCACGACGGGTTCGGCCCTCGCCCCCGGACGCCGAAGCCGGGGCGGAACAGACGCAGCTCACCCTGCTCTGA
- a CDS encoding TetR family transcriptional regulator, which yields MQYVRGMPQPSDPSRRSPRPKSAADAPESAAGNRAAAQRLKMRRELATAAMELFATKGYEATTVDEIAAAAGVARRTFFRHFRSKEEAIFPDHDDTLVRAEAVLNAAPAHEHPLDTVCQGIKEVMRMYAASPAVSVERYRLTREVPTLREREIASVARYERLFTRYLLGHFDERDHHDGNDDPLLAEVAASAVVTAHNHVLRRWLRAGGEGDVEAQLDHAFAIVRETFGSGIGAGRAKVGEPGADTAADAASGTHAQQGATARGGASAVVTGQDKVLVAVARTDAPLDDVMRTIERALLEHRS from the coding sequence ATGCAGTACGTTCGGGGCATGCCCCAGCCCTCCGACCCCAGTCGTCGGTCACCCCGTCCGAAGTCCGCCGCAGACGCTCCCGAAAGTGCCGCGGGCAACCGCGCTGCCGCCCAGCGGCTCAAGATGCGTCGAGAACTGGCGACCGCGGCCATGGAACTGTTCGCGACCAAGGGGTACGAGGCGACCACGGTCGACGAGATCGCCGCTGCGGCGGGAGTCGCCCGGCGCACATTCTTCCGGCACTTCCGATCCAAGGAAGAAGCCATCTTCCCGGACCACGACGACACCCTGGTGCGGGCCGAGGCGGTACTGAACGCGGCGCCGGCGCACGAGCACCCGTTGGACACCGTGTGCCAGGGGATCAAGGAAGTCATGCGGATGTACGCGGCATCGCCCGCCGTCTCCGTGGAGCGCTATCGACTGACCCGCGAGGTGCCCACCCTGCGGGAGCGGGAGATCGCGTCGGTGGCCCGCTACGAGCGGTTGTTCACGCGCTATCTTCTGGGCCACTTCGACGAGCGTGACCACCACGACGGCAATGACGATCCCCTGCTGGCCGAGGTCGCCGCCTCGGCGGTCGTCACCGCGCACAACCATGTGCTGCGCCGTTGGCTGCGCGCGGGCGGCGAGGGCGATGTGGAAGCACAACTCGACCACGCCTTTGCCATCGTCCGGGAGACATTCGGCTCGGGGATAGGAGCCGGGCGAGCCAAGGTCGGCGAGCCGGGGGCGGACACCGCCGCGGACGCGGCTTCGGGGACGCACGCACAGCAAGGTGCCACTGCCCGTGGCGGGGCGTCCGCCGTGGTGACCGGCCAGGACAAGGTGCTGGTGGCCGTGGCCAGGACCGATGCCCCGCTGGACGATGTGATGCGCACCATCGAGCGCGCTCTCCTGGAGCATCGGAGCTGA
- a CDS encoding 3-hydroxyacyl-CoA dehydrogenase family protein gives MDTPLSTIAVVGLGTMGTGISELLATSGREVIGIDISPSAALGAVARLEASTARSVRCGRITEAERQDVLARFRTFHELEAAADADLVIEVVSESYEVKRQVLRALDGLVRPTTILATGTNALSVTQLAAESGRYPERVLGLHFFHPVPAMKLVEVVSSVLTSPAAVEAVTALARELGKEPVSIGDRPGFIADGLLFGYLNQAAAMYESKYASREDIDAAMRLGCGLPMGPLAVLDLIGVDTALTVLEAMYTQSQDRLHAPAPILRQLAEAGLTGRKAGRGFYTYTAAETTGDPDASTVVPDALTVRPGLREPVGREVRSVGVAGSGTMASGIAEVFARAGHDVVIAARSLAKAENAKARIAGSLSRSVDKGRMTAEARDSTLGRITPSGSLDSFREVDLVLEAVAEDLEVKRQLFAALDRICRPGAILATTTSSLSVVACAKATSRPQDVIGMHFFNPAPAMKLVEVVRTVLTSDEVHATVRSVTAGIKKHPVDCGDRAGFIVNALLFPYLNNAIKMLEDHYASPDDIDAAMKLGGGYPMGPFELLDVVGLDVSLAIEKALHREFRDPGLAPAPLLEHLVAAGCLGRKSGRGFREHARR, from the coding sequence ATGGACACCCCCCTGAGCACCATCGCCGTCGTCGGCCTCGGCACCATGGGCACCGGCATCTCCGAACTCCTCGCCACGTCCGGCCGCGAGGTCATCGGCATCGACATCAGTCCCAGCGCCGCCCTCGGGGCCGTGGCCCGGCTGGAGGCTTCCACGGCCCGCTCGGTGCGGTGCGGTCGGATCACCGAGGCCGAACGGCAGGACGTCCTGGCCCGGTTCCGGACCTTCCACGAGTTGGAAGCCGCGGCTGACGCCGATCTGGTGATCGAGGTCGTGTCCGAGTCGTACGAGGTCAAGCGTCAGGTCCTCCGGGCCCTGGACGGTCTGGTGCGCCCCACCACGATCCTGGCCACCGGAACCAACGCCCTGTCGGTCACCCAACTGGCCGCCGAATCAGGGCGATACCCCGAACGGGTGCTGGGCCTGCACTTCTTCCATCCGGTGCCCGCGATGAAGCTGGTGGAAGTGGTCTCGTCGGTACTCACATCGCCCGCCGCCGTCGAAGCCGTCACCGCGCTCGCCCGCGAACTGGGGAAGGAGCCGGTCTCCATCGGAGACCGGCCCGGTTTCATCGCGGACGGGCTGCTGTTCGGCTACCTCAACCAGGCCGCGGCGATGTACGAGTCGAAGTACGCGTCCCGCGAGGACATCGACGCGGCGATGCGACTGGGCTGCGGGCTGCCCATGGGACCGCTCGCGGTGCTGGACCTGATCGGTGTGGACACCGCCCTCACGGTGCTGGAGGCGATGTACACACAGTCCCAGGACCGGTTGCACGCCCCGGCGCCGATCCTCCGACAGTTGGCCGAGGCGGGGTTGACCGGGCGCAAGGCGGGCCGCGGTTTCTACACCTACACCGCTGCCGAGACGACGGGTGACCCCGATGCCTCCACGGTGGTCCCGGACGCACTGACCGTGCGGCCCGGGCTGAGGGAACCGGTGGGCCGCGAGGTCCGCTCGGTCGGAGTGGCCGGCTCGGGCACGATGGCCAGCGGGATCGCGGAGGTCTTCGCCCGGGCCGGACACGACGTGGTGATCGCCGCCCGCTCCCTGGCGAAGGCCGAGAACGCCAAGGCCCGCATCGCAGGGTCCCTGTCCCGTTCCGTCGACAAGGGACGGATGACGGCCGAGGCCCGGGACAGCACCCTGGGACGGATCACCCCCTCGGGCTCCTTGGACTCCTTCCGCGAAGTGGATCTCGTGCTGGAAGCCGTCGCCGAGGACCTGGAGGTCAAGCGGCAACTGTTCGCCGCCCTGGACAGGATCTGCCGACCGGGCGCCATCTTGGCCACCACCACCTCATCACTGTCCGTGGTGGCCTGTGCAAAGGCGACCAGCCGACCGCAGGATGTGATCGGGATGCACTTCTTCAACCCCGCGCCGGCCATGAAGCTGGTCGAGGTCGTCCGTACGGTGCTCACATCGGACGAGGTCCACGCCACCGTGCGTTCGGTGACCGCGGGGATCAAGAAGCATCCCGTCGACTGCGGCGACCGGGCGGGCTTCATCGTGAACGCCTTGCTCTTCCCCTATCTCAACAATGCGATCAAGATGCTGGAGGACCACTATGCGAGCCCCGACGACATCGATGCGGCCATGAAGTTGGGCGGCGGCTATCCGATGGGCCCCTTCGAACTGCTCGACGTGGTGGGGCTCGACGTGTCCCTCGCGATCGAAAAGGCGCTGCACCGGGAGTTCCGCGATCCGGGGCTCGCGCCCGCGCCGCTTCTGGAACACCTGGTCGCCGCGGGGTGCCTCGGCCGCAAGTCGGGGCGTGGCTTTCGCGAACATGCCCGCCGCTGA
- a CDS encoding HEAT repeat domain-containing protein, with the protein MDEELRSLARRLRSESGGSPAFEQLLTTADREELARVLIEFERPLWARELAAFRLGCGEDPRAFEPLVLLLNHRDPDRCVAAAHALAKLADPRTPRAAAALATNERRVAYALVPVRLLTRLRAPESVPALITVLRRRLAPRDPHVRVALACVEGLGALGDARARAVLESARWHPRLSAAAEAALARLR; encoded by the coding sequence ATGGACGAAGAGTTACGTTCGCTGGCCAGGCGCCTACGGTCCGAGTCCGGGGGATCGCCGGCCTTCGAGCAGCTGCTGACCACTGCGGACCGCGAAGAACTGGCCCGGGTCCTCATCGAATTCGAACGGCCTCTGTGGGCCAGGGAACTGGCCGCCTTCCGGCTGGGATGCGGAGAGGACCCCAGAGCGTTCGAACCGCTGGTCCTCCTGCTGAACCACCGCGACCCCGACCGCTGTGTCGCGGCAGCCCACGCACTCGCCAAGCTCGCCGACCCCCGCACCCCCCGCGCCGCCGCAGCCCTCGCGACCAACGAGCGCAGGGTTGCCTACGCCCTGGTGCCCGTTCGACTGTTGACCCGGCTGCGCGCACCGGAGTCCGTACCGGCCCTGATCACCGTGCTGCGGCGCAGACTCGCTCCGCGAGATCCCCATGTGCGGGTGGCGCTGGCCTGTGTGGAGGGGTTGGGGGCTCTCGGTGACGCCCGGGCGAGGGCGGTGCTGGAATCGGCCCGCTGGCATCCGAGGCTCTCGGCGGCGGCCGAAGCGGCACTCGCCCGACTGCGCTGA
- a CDS encoding RidA family protein encodes MNSHLTHVAAPEGVAPGRGYSHVVWGTGRFIAVSGQCAFDEDGSVVGIDDPEVQARQVFENIRRCLAAAGASLEDMVKLTYFVTDIQHLTGIRTARDEVFAPDRLPASSAVQVSALILPELLVEIEAYALVRDEER; translated from the coding sequence ATGAATTCTCACCTCACCCATGTCGCTGCTCCGGAAGGCGTCGCCCCGGGCCGGGGCTACAGCCATGTCGTCTGGGGCACCGGCCGGTTCATCGCCGTCTCCGGGCAGTGTGCCTTCGACGAGGACGGCTCAGTGGTGGGCATCGATGACCCCGAGGTGCAGGCACGGCAGGTCTTCGAGAACATCAGGCGGTGCCTGGCCGCAGCGGGTGCCAGCCTGGAAGACATGGTCAAACTCACCTATTTCGTGACGGACATCCAACATCTCACGGGCATCCGCACCGCCCGCGACGAGGTGTTCGCACCCGACCGGCTGCCGGCCAGCTCCGCCGTCCAGGTCTCCGCGCTGATCCTGCCGGAGCTGCTCGTGGAGATCGAGGCGTACGCCCTGGTCCGGGACGAGGAGCGGTAG